GACTACTCAATTTCTAAAAAGAAGTATGTGATCAAGGTCAACCGATTGTTATATGCTATCCCTGTTATTCCATTATGCTCTTCTTAATTCTTAGGTTGTTCGTACTCATTATAGTGTTTAGCAGGGTTCTAAATGTGTCACCGACCATAATTTTGTGAATGTTTCTCCATTTTACTATCTTAGTTTATGTGCCCGTCGGTTTGACAGTGCATGAACGCAGTTCATAGAATAATTTCTTTATCCATTCATTCGATGTTTCTTCTCAGCTTTTCTAATGTAGGATAAGGGGACGTAAGCTTGCTTCTAGAGTTCTAGATAACTTTTATGAGAACAAGACGCCCTACTTGAATAGTTTGCTTCTAGCTAagcattatatattatatccaATTTATGTTACACATATCAGGAAGCGGGTAAAGCTTTGGGGTGAAACTTTATAGAAAATGAACAAGGGAAAGATTTTTAAGTTGGCAAAGGGATTTAGAGGCATGGCGAAAAATTGCATAAGGATAGCAAGGGAGAGGGTTGAGAAAGCTAAGCTTTGGGGTGAAACTTTATAGAAAATGAACAAGGGAAAGATTTTTAAGTTGGCAAAGGGATTTAGAGGCATGGCGAAAAATTGCATAAGGATAGCAAGGGAGAGGGTTGAGAAAGCCTTGCAGTATTCCTACAGGGACATACGTAACAAGAAGAGGGACATGCGGTCCCTTTGGATCGAGCGCATCAATGCTGATACACGATTGCATGGGGTATGTATCCATTGCACTCAAGTTGTCAAAAAGGAAGATTTTAATCCTCAGTAGTTCCATCCTGTGCATGATAATTTCGATACAACCAATTGAAGATAACACTACCAGATTCATCATGGTTGTTTAAGTAGCTCTTTTCTTGCATTTGACCACCAGGTGAACTATGGCAATTTCATGCGTGGATTGATGAAGGAGAACATCCAGCTCAACCGGAAGGTGCTTTCAGAGCTTTCTATGCATGAGCCATACAGCTTCAAGGCACTTGTTGATGTGTCTAGCAGTGCGTTTCCAGGGAATAGGCCGCCTGTTAAAAAAGAGGGTCTAGCAGCCATCCTgtgaaataatttttgttcaGTGGCACACGACACTCATGATGGCCGTTGCAACTGAAAGTTACTACTATTATTGTCTTTTAGCTCAAAGATGACTCATGTAATTTTCCCTTAcctatattaaatatttatgttatttgTGTACTCTCTGTAGCAGGAAATGTCTAATTGGATATTGTTCCTTTGGTCCCTTTCTGTTGGCTTTATGGAGAATGTTCTTCCCTTACAGTTGACAATTTCAGCAACAGTACTATGGATTCTGTCATAACATATGCAAAGAGTTATGAATAGTTAACTGTGCTTCGAAATGCATATACTTCTACAGTGCTTTGATTTGtagaagaaaggaaaataataGTGCACAGAAAATTCCTTTAGGGTTGACAGCCAAGTTCCCCGCTTAAAGGAGCATGATACCTTCCAGCTCGATTACAGTAAGTTCATTGCCTAATACATCACCCctcataaattttatgtctTCTGATTTATGTTTCTTGCCATTCATGCAAATTGGTGTAGCAAACTGCTCCCTCTGGTTTTTAATAAATaccgtcgttgacttttaaacatGTGTTttaccatttatcttattaaaaagttatgtaattattatatattttattgtgatttggtttattattaaaggTACTTTAACCATGACTagtatttttacatatttccacaaattttttgaataaggcatgatcaaatgtgtatctaaaaaatcaatgacgtcatctattaaaaaggaaaaattcctTACATGCCTCTGAAACTTTCCTCAATCCCTTGTGTACCCCTGAATTTTACCTCATCCCTTGTATACCCttgagattttattttaattctcTCTATACCATTTCCGTTAGTTgaccattaaatatttttaaaatgactaTATTATCCCTCCTATACAAATGTGCTACCTACTCGATACATTTTCATGCGCAAAGAAtaacttatactaaaataaaaggacaTAATCAGTTAAtgctaaacttaaaaatagaacttatttttttagaaaaatattttttaaaaatatgattaaatccacacattaattttaaatatgttttttagtttgtgatgaaataattttgtcccctttgttttttaaatgaatCTTTTTTCACTGCATATTCgttgaaaagtaattttcaaatttgatgagaagcttgatttgtttcaaatagatatttttaaattgttaatgaaattatgtttattttttaaaaaatatttagtaatttatctCTTATTGTTATTCACaacccaaataatttacaCATCAAACATTTCTAGCTTTTAGCAATATACCGAGGACACTAAAGtcatttctataataattaacGGTCAAACTAACGGTCAACTAATAGAATGGGCATGTAAGAGATTTAAATAATAACTCAAGGGTATATAAGAGATCAAGCAAATCTCAGGGACGCAGAAGGGATTGGAGGAAATTACAGGGGCATACAGGGAATTAACCCTATTAAAAACTAGAGGGAGTACATTTTTATCGATTCAAATGGGTAGTTTTAATGCTTCAATCCTCTAAATCTCAAGTTAATTATTCATATTGTCCATTTTGGCTTTTACCTTTCATCATGTCTTCTGGAGATATATCTTTTTCATTGAGGGCCATCTTTTTTATCCTTATGAAGTGTTTATAGTTGTATTACAGAGTTCAGATATATTTTGTGCTGAACTTCAAATTCTGCTAAGGAAGACTCCAATATACTAAAAGAACGATATAGAAAGAGAAAGCTTATCCAGAAAACAGGCAATATGTTTCTAATGCATGTTATATGGGCTTACCAGTGCACTGGCTAGCTTTCATGACTAactaataaaatgtttttatccGATTCCTGTTTGCTTCAAATCAAAATTGCACTCAAGACATTTCTGAAGGTATGTGCTCTGGCCAATGATTTGTAATCTGTAAGGATAGAAGTCACAATGCAATAGTGTGTAGAGAAATTGTAGGCAAACTTTTTGGTGTTGGTCACTTGGCCTAgatagagattttttttttctgaacagAATAAGAAGAAAGCAAAGACATATATTCTTGTTCAAGGAATTTACTTCTGCGCAAAGATTGTGTTGGTTCccttttcaagtttataacGAAATGCACAGCAAATCCTCACATCACTTTGGCCTCCATGCAAGTGTGAACAAAATATGTTGATTGGAGCAACCAAAGCCATGCACCTGGTGCGCTTTGTATCTCTAGTTTCTCTTCGCTGGATTGCACTAGTATAGCAGTATTTATCAACTGAGAGAATAAAGTAGCAGCGCATCGTTGCATTATCGACAATGCATTTCTGAAAACTCAACCTTTTCATCTTCTTTACAGGTTACAGAAAAGGGACCCTATTAATGTCTGAACCGGACCGAAGATAGTGTGAACTTTGGATGAAATTCTCTGCTCGCTTTATTCGTGTCGTGCCCCTCTAGCCCTATCATGCACCCTGGTAAGATATGGTGttatttcctttgtttttgaTCAAGACATATTACACGATGCTACATTCTTGTAGTATATCTTGCCGTCTGTAAAAACATAATTGCCCCCCTTTGACACTTGTCTTTTTGACACGGTGTGGACGTGGAACCAGTTCGCTGTTAGATACTGCGAAGTGCTGCTTCTGAAAGCTCCGTTGTTCACACCGCACTGCTTAGATACAAGTTCTCACATAGTGCTGGGATGTTTTCAGTTGGGACTTCTATGAACTTGCAGTTTTATGACGGAGACATCAGTAGGTGAACGACACAAAGTTCACGCTTCGCAGTAGGGGAAATCTTGCAGAGAACATTCGTGAAGGATCTAGTAGCTGATGACATCGAGAAGTTCGGCAAAGCATTTGAATGTTGTAGATATTCCTTGGGTCAGTTTTGCAAAGTTGTCCCCTCCCCCAAAAAAACGTTGGCTGCTTTTAGGGGtcattttttgctttttcaaagaaaagaccaaatggcatatttgtaaaaaaaataattgacgaataaaactttcatatacgtATTCATAGTAATCTAAAAtccaatgctaaaaaataaactacgataaaaaacccctcaaaatcaactctaaatttaaggttgaaaattcaaattttaaattacaaACATGagcaaaatccaaaaaatgtgAGTTTCCCAAAGcggaattttatttttttggaggtAAGTTTTTCAAACATCAAAACCGTGtgtttcgtaaaaaaattatatacaagtTTCTCATATGGTTTTATTagagcaaaattttaattttaaagtagtTAAATCATTTGTTTATACCCTCAAATATCTATCacgaaaattaaataatcccTTCGATCATTTAATCTTAGGTATTTTAAGCACCGTCTTAGTATATCTATAGTAGCATCATAACAGGGATAGGTACCTTTTgagaaaatcaaacaaatgcCACTGATAAACATTTAATTCTAAGAACTGTTATCGACAAGTATAAGTTCTATAAAATGTCATCGtataaacgaatttgtctaagaaatatcatggGTTCCATCAGCATTTCTCCGTTAAGTTCTATAGTGTGCACAATGTATTTAACGGTAGAAatggacggaaccctaacggcgatgtTATTTCTCAAACAATTCGTTTGTACGGTGTCATTTTCTAGAACTCGCACTCAttaatggcatttcttagacttagatgTTTGTCAATAgcaatttttagattttctcttaccTTTTGGATATTGTATGCTTgtaacatttaaaaatctcaaaatcaactctaaatttaagatttaaattttaaattttgctagcataagcaaaagcgaaaaaatgagtatgcaaaactttttttctattgaaaGATACATTTTGAAACTTTCAATCACCTGCAGGGAATGGTATCTGTTTCAATCTGCAGAAAGTGTCACCACCgaatcatttttcatttaacaTACCAACCCAAGCTTACAATCACTCGTGGAAGCTTAATATGATCTCTTGGTGCAAAAGCAGCCTGCTTGTCATAGGAGTCCTTTAAGATTGGTGGCCATCTCTGGATAAATAATGGTCATGCTCATCCGAGCACGTCTACTCGAGAGGCTTGAGAAAGAGAGATTTGACCTTTTTGCTCCTGACTCTGCAATTTGCGACCTAATAGTTGGTGCCCTCGTTGCATCACCTTCCCTCTAGAAGCACAGCTCAAACGTTCGAGCATTGCAGCGATATGTTCCACACATTTTTTTGCAGTTCTTGCTTCGAATGTTGCTGTTAATTCGATATTTTGATGGTACAGTTTCTCCATGCCTTTTTCATGGTGCAGTTTCTCTCCGTGCCTTTCAGCTCTTTTTTCATGGTGCTCTCTTCATCAAGTTGATACCTCTTTCTTCATGCTTCTACATGGCCCTTGTGTTGTGGCCTTGTTAAATGCATTGCAAATCAACCATGtgatttattcatttattgtACATTTTCAATCCTTCATGCATGGTCCACTCCGGCCTTATCCTTGGCCATCTCCATCACCAGAGAGAAACATTGACACAAATGAGTTCACTGAACATCTGGGGTTAGTCCAGTGTTAGGTGGTAGCTAGGTCGATGACATCTCAGGGAGAACCAGAACCAGGTATCATCTCCTTTAGACATTCGCTGTAACGTTTCATTTTCTTACTCGAGGGTGGTTGATCTTCTTCTCCCTTCTACCTTACGTTGTTGGATTGCGATCGCTTAATATTGGACTTGGCCTTTGAAGTCATGCATGCTTTGTCAAATTCTGATCTTTGCAAAGCTCCAActagatgtatt
This is a stretch of genomic DNA from Oryza brachyantha chromosome 1, ObraRS2, whole genome shotgun sequence. It encodes these proteins:
- the LOC102703439 gene encoding 50S ribosomal protein L20-like, translating into MNKGKIFKLAKGFRGMAKNCIRIARERVEKALQYSYRDIRNKKRDMRSLWIERINADTRLHGVNYGNFMRGLMKENIQLNRKVLSELSMHEPYSFKALVDVSSSAFPGNRPPVKKEGLAAIL